The following proteins are co-located in the Sporosarcina pasteurii genome:
- a CDS encoding DAK2 domain-containing protein — MKFIDGVKFSEMVKLGAHHLYENADYVDSLNVFPVPDGDTGTNMNLSMSSGAKEIEANTVEHIGETAGALSKGLLMGARGNSGVILSQLFRGFGKAIESEAKIDGKKFADALKYGVDTAYKAVMKPVEGTILTVAKDAANAAVEKANTTDDVIEVMETVVDEAKASLDRTPELLAVLKEVGVVDSGGQGLVYVYEGFLACLKGEELPVRTDVQSMDELVNAAHHQSVQDFMSTDDIIYGYCTEFMVKFESEKLIDNPFDEGEYRQELSEFGDSLLVISDDEIAKVHIHSETPGDVLSFSQKYGSLINMKIENMRQQHEDIVGTKANDKKEKHPYAVVTVAMGSGIAELLKSVGASVVIEGGQTMNPSTQDIVKAIEDVSAERVLILPNNKNIVMAAEQAAEHLGIEAAVVPTTTVPEGLSAILAFNPEADVEVNKNAMIEAASYVKTAQVTYAVRDTSIDGIDIKKGAFMGIDSGKIVTTNPSLEDVTKSLIQKIIDDESEIITVIYGEDVSEEEATRIGDYIEEHFDHVDVELYNGKQPLYPYIISVE, encoded by the coding sequence ATGAAGTTTATTGATGGAGTGAAATTTTCGGAAATGGTGAAGCTCGGTGCCCATCACCTTTATGAAAATGCGGATTACGTTGATTCGCTTAACGTTTTCCCAGTTCCGGATGGAGATACAGGGACAAATATGAATTTGTCAATGTCCTCAGGAGCAAAAGAAATTGAAGCTAATACTGTCGAGCATATTGGCGAAACAGCAGGAGCCCTTTCAAAAGGTTTATTAATGGGAGCACGTGGAAACTCAGGAGTCATTCTTTCTCAATTGTTTCGCGGGTTCGGAAAAGCAATAGAAAGTGAAGCGAAAATTGATGGGAAGAAATTTGCTGACGCATTAAAATACGGAGTTGACACGGCTTATAAGGCTGTTATGAAGCCGGTTGAGGGTACGATTTTAACAGTTGCAAAAGATGCAGCTAATGCGGCCGTAGAAAAAGCGAATACTACTGATGATGTCATTGAAGTAATGGAAACCGTCGTAGATGAAGCGAAAGCCTCCCTCGACCGTACACCTGAACTACTCGCTGTATTGAAGGAAGTTGGGGTTGTTGACAGCGGCGGTCAAGGTCTTGTGTACGTTTATGAAGGGTTTTTGGCTTGTCTTAAAGGTGAAGAATTGCCGGTCAGAACGGATGTTCAATCGATGGACGAGCTTGTAAATGCGGCGCATCATCAAAGTGTTCAAGACTTTATGAGTACGGATGATATTATTTACGGCTATTGTACTGAGTTCATGGTGAAGTTTGAGTCCGAAAAACTTATTGACAATCCTTTTGATGAGGGAGAATACCGTCAAGAACTAAGTGAATTTGGAGACTCCCTGCTTGTGATTTCTGATGACGAAATTGCAAAAGTACATATACATTCAGAAACACCTGGGGATGTCCTATCATTCAGCCAAAAATATGGTTCACTCATCAATATGAAGATTGAAAATATGAGGCAGCAACACGAAGATATTGTCGGCACGAAAGCAAACGACAAAAAAGAGAAGCATCCTTATGCGGTTGTTACTGTAGCAATGGGCTCGGGCATTGCTGAATTATTAAAGAGTGTCGGGGCTTCAGTTGTCATTGAAGGCGGACAAACGATGAATCCTTCAACTCAAGACATCGTTAAAGCGATTGAAGATGTAAGTGCAGAAAGAGTTCTAATTTTACCGAACAATAAAAATATCGTAATGGCTGCTGAGCAAGCAGCAGAACATCTTGGTATTGAAGCAGCAGTTGTACCAACTACGACTGTTCCTGAAGGCCTATCAGCAATCCTAGCATTTAATCCAGAAGCTGATGTCGAAGTGAATAAAAATGCGATGATTGAAGCTGCTTCTTATGTAAAAACAGCTCAAGTGACATACGCAGTTCGTGATACTTCAATTGATGGCATTGATATTAAAAAAGGTGCATTCATGGGAATTGATAGCGGCAAAATTGTCACAACGAATCCGTCATTAGAAGATGTAACAAAATCACTCATTCAAAAGATTATTGATGACGAATCTGAAATTATTACCGTTATATATGGTGAAGATGTGAGTGAGGAAGAAGCGACACGCATTGGAGACTATATAGAAGAGCATTTTGATCATGTCGATGTTGAGTTGTATAATGGGAAGCAACCATTATATCCGTATATCATTTCTGTTGAATAA
- the recG gene encoding ATP-dependent DNA helicase RecG produces MGRKKTVTTFLHHDVKTIKGIGQKASEQLEKLGIYTISDLIMTFPYRHDDFTLKDLAETPHNERVTVEGRVESEPSVQFFGNKRSRLQVRLLTGRHLVKAVFFNQHYLKDRMMPGNIVTVTGRWDRGRQTINVSNFSVGPKDEDANFEPIYSLKGVMHQKTFRRFMRSALDGIGDGVEESLPAGLLEAYKLPNIKEALEMIHFPLSPAHMKHARRRFVYEELLLFQMKMQAMKKVRKEAERGMPINYDLDKVKKFIASLPFELTNAQKRVVNELCAELKSEVRMNRLLQGDVGSGKTVVAAIGLYAAITAGFQGAMMAPTEILAEQHATSLAEWLEPFNVSVAFLSGSTKGKARKQLLEMLEEGKIDLLIGTHALIQPDVIFKNLGFVITDEQHRFGVEQRRVLREKGIDPDVLFMTATPIPRTLAITAFGEMDVSILDELPAGRKEIETHWLKEDALQPVLRKMASELQKGRQAYVICPLIEESDKLDVQNAVDVYNQLTVYFQGKFKVGLMHGRLHPDEKDQIMHEFSEGAIDVLVSTTVVEVGVNVPNATFMLIYDATRFGLSQLHQLRGRVGRGAEQSYCVLLADPKTEEGKERMHSMTETNDGFVLAEKDLELRGAGDFFGKKQSGLPEFKMADLVHDYRALDTARKDAEQLLASEEFWSSEEYRVLRENLEQSGALSTDRMD; encoded by the coding sequence GTGGGACGAAAGAAAACAGTGACCACATTCCTTCATCATGACGTAAAAACGATTAAAGGGATTGGGCAAAAGGCGAGCGAGCAACTTGAAAAACTTGGCATTTACACAATTTCAGATTTAATTATGACATTCCCGTATCGGCATGATGATTTTACGTTAAAGGATTTGGCTGAAACGCCGCATAACGAAAGAGTGACAGTTGAAGGAAGGGTCGAAAGTGAGCCTTCAGTTCAATTTTTCGGAAATAAACGATCACGCCTACAAGTTAGATTACTTACGGGTAGGCATCTTGTAAAAGCCGTCTTTTTTAATCAACATTATTTAAAAGACCGAATGATGCCGGGCAATATCGTGACGGTAACCGGAAGATGGGATCGTGGACGACAAACGATTAACGTAAGCAATTTTTCAGTAGGACCCAAAGATGAAGATGCAAACTTCGAACCTATCTATAGCTTAAAAGGTGTGATGCACCAAAAAACTTTCAGACGTTTTATGAGAAGTGCGCTAGATGGTATTGGAGATGGAGTGGAAGAGTCATTACCAGCCGGCCTACTTGAAGCGTATAAATTACCGAATATTAAAGAAGCACTCGAAATGATTCATTTTCCTCTAAGTCCTGCACATATGAAACACGCAAGAAGGCGTTTTGTTTATGAAGAACTTCTGTTATTTCAAATGAAAATGCAAGCGATGAAAAAGGTAAGAAAAGAAGCGGAAAGAGGCATGCCGATAAACTATGATCTTGATAAAGTAAAAAAGTTTATCGCGTCGTTGCCCTTCGAATTAACAAATGCACAAAAAAGAGTTGTGAATGAACTTTGTGCTGAACTTAAAAGTGAAGTGCGAATGAATCGGCTCCTTCAAGGAGATGTAGGTTCAGGGAAAACAGTTGTTGCGGCGATAGGTCTCTATGCGGCCATTACTGCTGGGTTTCAAGGGGCGATGATGGCCCCTACAGAAATTCTAGCAGAACAACATGCAACTTCTCTTGCAGAGTGGCTGGAACCCTTTAACGTATCTGTAGCATTTTTGTCAGGTTCAACAAAAGGGAAAGCGCGAAAGCAACTGCTTGAAATGCTCGAAGAAGGAAAAATTGACTTACTGATTGGTACGCATGCGCTTATTCAACCAGATGTTATATTTAAAAATTTAGGGTTTGTCATTACGGATGAGCAACACAGATTTGGTGTTGAACAGCGACGAGTCCTTCGAGAAAAAGGCATAGACCCCGATGTCTTATTTATGACTGCTACGCCGATTCCACGAACGTTAGCCATTACGGCTTTTGGTGAAATGGATGTATCGATATTGGATGAATTGCCAGCTGGTAGAAAAGAAATTGAAACGCATTGGTTGAAAGAAGATGCTTTACAGCCGGTTTTGAGAAAAATGGCAAGCGAGCTACAGAAAGGTCGCCAAGCATACGTAATTTGTCCGCTTATTGAAGAGTCCGACAAACTTGATGTGCAAAATGCTGTAGATGTCTACAATCAATTAACGGTATATTTTCAAGGCAAATTTAAAGTAGGACTCATGCATGGGCGTCTTCATCCAGATGAAAAAGATCAAATTATGCATGAGTTTAGTGAAGGTGCAATCGATGTCCTAGTCTCTACAACAGTTGTTGAAGTAGGCGTAAACGTACCAAATGCAACATTTATGTTAATTTATGATGCGACGCGCTTTGGTTTATCTCAACTCCACCAATTAAGAGGACGTGTCGGCCGAGGTGCAGAGCAATCCTATTGTGTGCTTTTAGCAGACCCGAAGACAGAAGAAGGTAAAGAACGAATGCATTCAATGACAGAAACAAATGATGGATTTGTTTTAGCTGAAAAGGATCTGGAGTTACGAGGGGCCGGCGACTTTTTCGGTAAAAAGCAAAGCGGACTCCCTGAATTTAAAATGGCCGATCTTGTTCATGATTACCGGGCACTTGATACAGCAAGGAAAGATGCTGAACAACTTCTGGCATCTGAAGAGTTTTGGAGTTCAGAGGAATACCGTGTTCTAAGAGAAAATCTAGAACAGTCGGGCGCTTTAAGTACCGATCGAATGGATTGA
- the sdaAB gene encoding L-serine ammonia-lyase, iron-sulfur-dependent subunit beta: MKFRSVFDIIGPVMIGPSSSHTAGAARIGRVARTLFGRQPDWAKIYLYGSFAETYKGHGTDVAIIGGLMDYDTFDERIKTAFEDAKKAGFSFEFIPEEEEMEHPNTAKIVIGDENSVMELTGISIGGGKMEVVELNGFPLRLSGNYPALLVVHQDRAGLIASVANALAKRGVNIAHMEVGRKEKGKMALMVIEVDQLIDDEIINELRGLPHITQVSTIAE, encoded by the coding sequence ATGAAATTTAGATCAGTATTCGATATTATTGGACCCGTCATGATTGGACCATCGTCGTCTCATACGGCAGGTGCGGCACGTATTGGCCGTGTTGCAAGAACTTTATTTGGAAGGCAGCCAGATTGGGCGAAAATATATTTATACGGTTCATTTGCAGAGACTTATAAAGGACATGGGACAGATGTCGCGATTATTGGCGGATTAATGGATTACGATACATTTGATGAACGAATAAAGACGGCATTTGAAGATGCAAAAAAGGCTGGCTTTTCATTTGAGTTTATTCCCGAAGAGGAAGAAATGGAACATCCAAATACTGCAAAGATTGTAATTGGTGATGAAAACAGTGTCATGGAGTTAACGGGAATTTCAATTGGCGGTGGGAAAATGGAAGTTGTCGAGTTGAATGGTTTCCCGTTAAGACTTTCAGGAAATTATCCTGCACTACTCGTCGTTCACCAAGACCGAGCGGGACTCATCGCGAGTGTTGCCAATGCGCTTGCCAAACGAGGGGTTAATATCGCACATATGGAAGTTGGCAGAAAAGAAAAAGGGAAAATGGCTTTAATGGTCATTGAAGTCGATCAATTAATAGATGATGAAATTATTAATGAATTAAGAGGGTTGCCACACATAACGCAAGTCTCTACGATAGCGGAATAA
- the rsgA gene encoding ribosome small subunit-dependent GTPase A encodes MLEGQIRKAISGFYYVQNNDQLVQCKGRGVFRKRGVHPLVGDFVTYKPDGDNDATITEVHERKNELIRPPIANVDQALLVFSIVEPDFSTHLLDRFLTVIESFRIQPVICLTKKDLASQAELNSVLEVAKYYESIGYEVVVTFINDPELPKKLKPILQGKVTVLAGQSGVGKSTLLNTVLPSLGLKTGVISDALGRGKHTTRHVELLEVGDGLVADTPGFSSLEFEHIEKVQLSSHFIEFNEPSKSCKFRGCLHENEPRCAVKELVESGQIASFRYRHYLHFLKEIKERKPRY; translated from the coding sequence ATACTGGAAGGTCAAATTAGAAAAGCGATTAGTGGCTTCTATTACGTACAAAATAATGATCAATTAGTACAGTGTAAAGGGCGAGGTGTTTTTAGAAAAAGAGGTGTACACCCTTTAGTCGGCGATTTTGTCACCTATAAACCTGATGGCGACAATGATGCAACGATTACAGAAGTACATGAACGAAAAAATGAACTTATTCGTCCGCCAATTGCTAATGTCGACCAAGCATTGCTTGTATTTTCAATCGTTGAACCTGATTTTAGTACGCATTTACTAGATCGTTTCCTTACTGTCATTGAATCTTTCCGCATTCAACCAGTCATTTGCTTAACAAAAAAGGATTTAGCGAGCCAAGCTGAATTGAATTCGGTATTGGAAGTGGCTAAGTACTATGAAAGTATAGGGTATGAGGTTGTCGTTACTTTTATTAACGACCCCGAGTTGCCTAAAAAATTAAAACCTATATTGCAAGGGAAAGTAACTGTATTAGCTGGACAGTCAGGCGTTGGAAAATCAACTTTGCTCAATACAGTACTTCCTTCGCTAGGGTTGAAAACGGGTGTTATATCAGACGCTCTTGGCCGCGGAAAACATACGACCCGTCATGTAGAGTTATTAGAGGTCGGTGATGGTTTAGTTGCTGATACACCAGGATTTAGTTCACTGGAATTCGAGCATATCGAAAAAGTGCAGTTGTCCAGCCACTTCATTGAATTTAATGAGCCTTCAAAATCATGTAAATTCCGCGGTTGCCTACATGAAAATGAACCAAGGTGTGCAGTTAAAGAATTGGTGGAGTCGGGACAGATTGCATCATTCCGTTATCGTCACTATTTACATTTTTTAAAAGAAATTAAAGAACGAAAGCCGAGGTATTAA
- the fapR gene encoding transcription factor FapR, translating to MRMPKKERQLRLGKLIEENPFVTDEDLSKHFEVSVQTIRLDRLECGIPELRKRLKQVATQTMAGEVKSLGSDEVIGDIIDIKLDASAISIFDVTADHVFQRNGIARGHHLFAQANSLAVAVMDDDLALTVKSNIEFLKPVKAGDRVVARAEVIKETVKERRTLVKVESTVGDVLVFTGQFYMYRTTDKKQEDKQ from the coding sequence GTGCGAATGCCTAAGAAAGAAAGGCAACTACGTCTGGGGAAATTGATAGAAGAAAATCCATTTGTAACAGATGAAGACCTTTCCAAACATTTTGAGGTTAGTGTTCAAACAATCCGATTGGATCGACTTGAATGTGGAATTCCGGAATTACGTAAACGTTTGAAGCAAGTCGCTACACAGACAATGGCCGGAGAAGTAAAGTCTTTAGGGTCAGATGAAGTGATTGGCGATATTATTGATATTAAACTCGATGCTAGCGCCATCTCGATTTTTGATGTGACTGCGGACCATGTTTTTCAACGAAATGGAATTGCTAGAGGGCATCATTTGTTCGCACAAGCAAATTCACTAGCTGTTGCGGTCATGGATGATGACCTGGCATTGACAGTTAAATCCAATATTGAATTTCTTAAACCTGTCAAAGCCGGTGATAGAGTTGTTGCACGTGCAGAAGTAATCAAGGAAACTGTAAAAGAGAGACGTACCTTGGTTAAAGTAGAGTCAACTGTAGGTGATGTTCTTGTATTTACAGGACAATTCTATATGTACCGCACGACGGATAAGAAGCAGGAGGATAAACAATGA
- a CDS encoding Asp23/Gls24 family envelope stress response protein, translating into MSIEVKNEYGKIDITNDVIAQIVGEASIECYGIVGMASRHQIRDGLTEILRKENFARGVIVRNIGEDTHIDVHVIVGYGTKISEVAYQVQSKVKYTLQKTVGLSVESINIFVQGVRVTNF; encoded by the coding sequence ATGTCAATCGAAGTAAAGAATGAATATGGCAAGATTGATATTACAAATGATGTAATTGCCCAAATCGTAGGTGAAGCATCAATTGAGTGTTATGGAATTGTAGGAATGGCGTCTAGACATCAGATTCGAGACGGCTTGACAGAAATATTGCGGAAAGAAAACTTTGCGCGTGGTGTGATTGTCCGTAATATTGGTGAGGATACACATATTGATGTTCATGTCATTGTTGGATATGGCACTAAAATTTCCGAAGTTGCGTATCAAGTTCAATCGAAAGTAAAATATACATTGCAAAAAACAGTAGGTCTTAGTGTGGAATCAATCAACATTTTCGTTCAGGGAGTCCGAGTGACGAACTTTTAG
- the spoVM gene encoding stage V sporulation protein SpoVM: MRVYTFTLPKFVSGIVRKCMVVFQKDEKPKQASNKKKRRKNDKMPG; encoded by the coding sequence ATGCGCGTCTATACATTTACTTTACCTAAATTTGTAAGTGGAATTGTAAGGAAATGCATGGTTGTATTCCAGAAGGATGAGAAACCTAAACAAGCTTCGAATAAGAAGAAAAGAAGGAAAAACGACAAAATGCCAGGCTGA
- the rpe gene encoding ribulose-phosphate 3-epimerase, giving the protein MIKIAPSILAADFSKLAEEVIEVEEAGASLIHIDVMDGHFVPNITMGPLVVEALRPVTKLPLDVHLMIENPDAYIEQFAKAGADYITVHVEACPHLHRTLQLIRSHGVKSGVVLNPHTPVETILHVLDEIDLVLFMTVNPGFGGQKFIHAVLPKVKQLSNIIKERNLPIEIEIDGGVDEETIIPCVEAGATILVAGSAIFGKQNRAEALREIKAAGEGAIKK; this is encoded by the coding sequence ATGATCAAAATTGCACCATCTATTTTAGCTGCTGACTTTTCGAAATTAGCTGAAGAAGTCATCGAAGTTGAGGAAGCGGGCGCATCGCTTATTCATATCGATGTAATGGACGGACATTTTGTACCTAATATTACAATGGGGCCACTCGTTGTAGAAGCATTGAGACCCGTTACGAAGTTGCCCTTAGATGTTCATTTAATGATTGAAAACCCTGACGCTTATATCGAGCAATTTGCGAAAGCCGGTGCAGATTATATTACGGTTCATGTTGAAGCTTGCCCGCACTTACATCGTACGCTTCAGTTAATTCGTTCACATGGCGTTAAATCAGGTGTTGTATTAAATCCACATACTCCAGTGGAAACAATTCTTCATGTGTTAGATGAAATAGATTTAGTGTTGTTTATGACTGTAAATCCAGGTTTTGGTGGACAGAAGTTTATTCACGCTGTATTACCTAAAGTCAAACAATTATCGAACATTATTAAGGAACGTAATTTGCCAATTGAAATTGAAATTGATGGCGGAGTCGATGAAGAGACGATTATTCCGTGTGTTGAAGCTGGGGCAACAATTTTGGTAGCTGGTTCTGCTATATTTGGAAAGCAAAACAGGGCAGAGGCCTTACGAGAAATAAAGGCAGCGGGAGAAGGGGCCATTAAAAAATGA
- the rpmB gene encoding 50S ribosomal protein L28 codes for MSKQCVITGRKAGVGNTRSHALNSSRRKWGANLQKVRILVNGKPKRVWVSARALKSGKVQRV; via the coding sequence ATGTCTAAACAATGTGTAATTACTGGCCGTAAAGCTGGTGTTGGTAACACGCGTTCACACGCATTAAACTCAAGCAGACGTAAATGGGGTGCAAACCTTCAAAAAGTTCGCATTCTTGTTAACGGAAAACCTAAACGTGTTTGGGTATCTGCAAGAGCATTAAAATCTGGTAAAGTTCAACGCGTATAA
- a CDS encoding thiamine diphosphokinase, giving the protein MKLAVVCAGGPKEEITNLTQFPVESTVFIGADRGALHLLMAGIIPQEAVGDFDSVSKEEYAEIQSAVNVMDEFCAEKNETDTELAVERALSYQPEQIILTGVTGGRLDHMAAALQLLYRLQMDHPQISFKICNRQNELTILRPAVHQLLYNKSLPYVSFFAFEGAVTGLTLSGFKYETTDETLELGMTRFTSNELATSVSTISFREGICLMVRSSDA; this is encoded by the coding sequence ATGAAGTTAGCTGTTGTCTGTGCAGGTGGACCGAAGGAAGAGATTACTAATCTAACACAGTTTCCGGTCGAATCCACGGTTTTTATTGGTGCAGATAGAGGGGCGCTTCATTTACTAATGGCAGGAATCATCCCACAGGAAGCGGTCGGTGATTTTGACTCCGTATCAAAGGAAGAATACGCCGAAATTCAATCTGCTGTAAATGTAATGGATGAATTTTGTGCAGAAAAGAACGAAACAGATACGGAACTTGCAGTTGAGCGGGCGCTTTCCTATCAACCTGAGCAAATCATACTAACGGGTGTGACCGGCGGCAGACTAGATCATATGGCGGCGGCACTCCAATTACTATATCGTCTTCAAATGGATCATCCACAAATCTCCTTTAAAATTTGTAATCGACAAAATGAATTAACAATTCTTCGACCAGCAGTACATCAACTACTTTATAATAAAAGTTTACCGTATGTGTCTTTTTTTGCATTTGAAGGCGCTGTGACAGGGTTAACATTAAGTGGTTTTAAATATGAAACTACTGATGAAACGCTAGAATTAGGTATGACAAGATTTACAAGTAATGAACTTGCAACAAGTGTTAGTACTATCTCATTCCGTGAAGGCATATGTTTAATGGTAAGGAGTTCAGATGCTTGA
- the sdaAA gene encoding L-serine ammonia-lyase, iron-sulfur-dependent, subunit alpha, protein MEVLFKSVKELVALAESSSKPISEIMIEQEMLLSRRTREEIIAQMDNNLTVMEEAVEKGLQGVQSTSGLTGGDAVLIQKYMASGKSLSGDLILDAVSKAVATNEVNAAMGTICATPTAGAAGIVPGTLFAVKNKLNPTRDQMLNYLFTTGAFGFVVANNASISGAAGGCQAETGSAASMAAAAIVEMAGGTPQQSAEAFSIVMKNMLGLVCDPVAGLVEVPCVKRNAMGAAKALVGADMALAGVVSRIPTDEVIDAMHRIGQSMPSALRETAKGGLATTPTGKALEAKIFGGTKENSDHIPSS, encoded by the coding sequence ATGGAAGTATTATTCAAATCTGTAAAAGAACTTGTCGCCTTAGCAGAATCGAGTAGTAAGCCGATTTCGGAAATTATGATAGAACAGGAAATGCTTCTTTCACGACGAACACGTGAAGAAATTATCGCACAAATGGATAATAATTTGACGGTAATGGAAGAGGCTGTGGAAAAAGGACTACAGGGCGTTCAATCGACGTCAGGTTTAACAGGTGGAGACGCTGTTTTAATTCAAAAATATATGGCTTCAGGCAAGTCCTTATCAGGTGATTTAATATTAGATGCGGTGAGTAAGGCGGTTGCAACCAATGAAGTAAACGCTGCGATGGGAACAATTTGTGCAACGCCTACAGCGGGAGCAGCGGGTATTGTACCGGGAACGCTATTTGCAGTGAAAAATAAACTGAATCCAACGAGAGACCAGATGTTAAATTATTTATTTACAACGGGTGCATTTGGATTTGTCGTAGCTAACAATGCGTCTATTTCAGGTGCAGCGGGTGGATGTCAAGCAGAAACAGGATCTGCAGCTTCTATGGCTGCAGCTGCAATCGTTGAAATGGCTGGAGGAACACCACAGCAAAGTGCTGAAGCTTTTTCGATTGTCATGAAAAATATGCTTGGGCTCGTTTGTGATCCAGTTGCGGGGCTTGTTGAAGTACCTTGTGTGAAACGGAATGCAATGGGAGCTGCAAAGGCGCTTGTCGGGGCGGATATGGCACTTGCTGGCGTTGTAAGTCGTATTCCAACAGACGAAGTGATTGATGCAATGCACCGAATCGGACAATCTATGCCGTCAGCTTTACGGGAAACTGCCAAAGGGGGACTCGCAACAACGCCAACAGGAAAGGCACTGGAAGCAAAAATATTTGGTGGGACGAAAGAAAACAGTGACCACATTCCTTCATCATGA